Within the Flavobacterium sp. CG_23.5 genome, the region TGAAATTCAATTTGGGAAAATTAATGTGATTTTGAGCAGGGTTTGCGTGAGGGTTAGCAGTAAATCTCGTCTCTTGGGACGAGAGAAACGTATAGCCCGACCGCAGTGACTTTGCAAGGAGGAACGATGAAAAAATCACGGAGGGCACGCCCAAAATAATCGCCCGATGATTATAAGAAAATCTAAATCTTTTAAACAAAAAAATCCGCCAAGTTCTTGCAAACGAGACGGATTTTAGTCTAAAAAAACTAAAAACTAAAAAAACGATAACTAAAACGAACGCTAGTAATACGTAAAACGTCTTACTTTAGCAATGTATTTCGCCAATCGTATTACTTGATGGCTGTAGCCATATTCGTTGTCATACCAAATATACAAGACGATATTCTTTCCATCTCTAGAAACGATTGTTGCGTTACTGTCGTAAATTGAAGGTGCCGATGTACCCACGATATCCGAAGAAACCAACTCGTTATTCAAGGAATATTTTATTTGTTCTACCAGTTCACCTTCTAGTGCATATTTTTTCATAATGGCATTGATTTCCTGTACAGAAGTTTCTCTGGATACTTCAAGATTCAAAACAACAAGTGAACCATTAGGAACGGGAACCCGAATCGCATTAGACGTTAATTTTCCTTCCAGCGATGGCAACGCTTTTGCAACAGCACTTCCAGCACCAGTTTCGGTAATTACCATATTTAGTGCAGCAGCTCTACCACGACGGTATTTGTTGTGCATGTTGTCTACTAAATTTTGGTCATTGGTATAGGCATGAATGGTTTCTAAATGCCCTTTTACAACGCCCAAAGTGTCTTCGACTGCTTTTAGAATTGGCGTAATAGCATTTGTAGTACAAGATGCTGCCGAGAAAATATTTATTTCATCCGGATTGTATTCGTTTTGGTTTACACCGTGAACGATATTTGGAACTCCTTTTCCAGGAGCGGTAAGCAACACTTTTTCTACTCCTTTTGAACTTAAATGTCGGCTTAATGCTTCATGCGTTGTGAAAGCGCCAGTGTTATCAATCACTAGAGCGTTGTCAATTTCATAAAGTGTATAGTCAATTTCCTCCGGTGAATTTGCTGTGATCACATGAACGGTGGTTCCGTTGATGATTAGCGCATTATTTTCGGGATCAGCAGTTACTGAACCTTGAAAATCACCATGAATAGAGTCGTAGCGCAATAAAGAAGCTCTTTTCTCTAGACTTGAAGCGTCATTTTTATCTCTGGTTACAAT harbors:
- a CDS encoding glyceraldehyde-3-phosphate dehydrogenase; its protein translation is MNNTTLYQKEVSFQVDRRRAGVELIKIISDLWYDKSIEMVLFKNQLLDKNVNEIINLHQYAGEFVGKPITVFDSVEIARVILELDLPPSKLDIGKLTYEYRLEDEKYPDARHFVIDKLKEAKSTEEIQPKDVILYGFGRIGRLLARELMSKTGKGNQLRLRAIVTRDKNDASSLEKRASLLRYDSIHGDFQGSVTADPENNALIINGTTVHVITANSPEEIDYTLYEIDNALVIDNTGAFTTHEALSRHLSSKGVEKVLLTAPGKGVPNIVHGVNQNEYNPDEINIFSAASCTTNAITPILKAVEDTLGVVKGHLETIHAYTNDQNLVDNMHNKYRRGRAAALNMVITETGAGSAVAKALPSLEGKLTSNAIRVPVPNGSLVVLNLEVSRETSVQEINAIMKKYALEGELVEQIKYSLNNELVSSDIVGTSAPSIYDSNATIVSRDGKNIVLYIWYDNEYGYSHQVIRLAKYIAKVRRFTYY